The following nucleotide sequence is from Alistipes sp. ZOR0009.
CTTCCCTATCTTCGGTTAGCTCCCACACATACACCGAAAGGTCCTCATCTCTATTAATAAATGACACTGGCATTTCTACTTCCAGCTAAAGGTGTCGATCATTCGGATAATATCCTCCCTAAAATACTTTACCACGGGCGCCAACGAGTCCTTATTAGGACGGTTGTAGAAGTAGAGGGCTCCACGAAGGAAGTTTTTGGTGCTATCCGTAAGGTAAAACTGAAGGGCGCTAGCCGCGTTTCCCTCAATGTCGTAAACGGTGCCGTACACCTTACGCTCGCTGTTGCCGTAGGCTGTTTCGAGAATGGCATCGGCCTTAATGGTATGCTTGTACACAAAGGTATGCGCATCTTCGAGCAGTGCGGGTAGATTTCCCTGCACCTTCTTGTAGCTGATATGGAGCATCGCATTGTAGCCCTTAAACGAGAGGTTAATCCAGTAAGGTTCCACATGCTTTTCCATATCGGGAAGTATCTTAACGTAGGTTGGATACTCGAACGAGTAGGGAAAACCTACAGAATCGAACTTGGTATACGCCTTTTTAGGCAAATCGATGCGGAAGTAGCCCCGAGGCTTAGGCGAGTAGTCGCCACCACACGAGCTAAAACCTAGCGCAACAAAAACGGCCACCACACTCCAAGCAAGCCACAACCTATTCCTCTTCATTTTCATTATCCTGAACCTTTATGGTAACTCTAATCTTTTTAATTCTTCTTTTATCAAGCTGATCGACCTTAAACGTATACTCTCCAAGGGTTATTTGCTCGCCGCGCTGCAAAAAGTCGCCCTTTATCTCAAGCAGCAGCCCTGCTAAAGTTTCCGCATCGCCGCGCACCTCCTCAATAAGTTCCTGAGGCACGTTCAGTATCTTCTCAAAGTCATTTAGCAGCGTCTTCCCCTCAAACAGGTAAACGTTCTTCTCCACCTTGGTGTAGTAAAGCTCCTCGTCAAAATCCGACTCGTCGGATATTTCGCCAACAATTTCCTCTAGAATATCCTCCAAGGTTACCACGCCGCAGGTGCCGCCATACTCATCGACCACCACCGCAAGGTGTATCTTTTTTTGCTGAAACTCCTCCAGCAAATCGTTAATCTTTTTATTTTCGGGGACAAAGTAAGGCGTACGAACCAGCGTTATCCAATTAAAGGAGGCTGCCTTGCTCAAGAACGGAAGCAAATCTTTAATGTAAAGAACCCCCTTTACGTTATCTAGCGTATCGTCGTAGGCCAACAAGCGCGAGTAGCCCGAATCGAGCACCTTCTTCTTTAGCGCATCGAAGTTTTCGGATACATCGATGCCTGCCACATCTAGCCTTGGTGTCATAA
It contains:
- the gldD gene encoding gliding motility lipoprotein GldD → MKMKRNRLWLAWSVVAVFVALGFSSCGGDYSPKPRGYFRIDLPKKAYTKFDSVGFPYSFEYPTYVKILPDMEKHVEPYWINLSFKGYNAMLHISYKKVQGNLPALLEDAHTFVYKHTIKADAILETAYGNSERKVYGTVYDIEGNAASALQFYLTDSTKNFLRGALYFYNRPNKDSLAPVVKYFREDIIRMIDTFSWK